The genomic interval AAACGGCTTTTTAAAGAACGTCTGAACAACGAGGTTCTGGTGACTGGCAAGAGTTACTACATGTAGCAACAAACATGTAGCATACACGTCTGTCTTAGCTAGCAGAGAGAAGCTACATTAGCTAGGCTAATTTAGCGGTAAgtactacagtaaatatcacGGATATTTATCTTAATATTACAGAGGTGAGGAAAGcactcaaaaattgtcaaataatGGCTGTAATCAAAGTCgggttacatttacttaattacatttacttcagtaactttacttttaggagtattttttctacgctgtactttttggttttacttgagtaattttatcaGGAAGTATTTCTTCTcaaacttgagtaaaatatctgGATTTTCTAAGGTCactgaaccaaaaacaaacatcttttaaccaaaaattcaataataaaaaaaacacgaTGGATGAAAAAATGAGGTGATTTTAACTCCTAGATGTtgatgttgttgtgtttgtacCTCTCAGCCAGACTCTGGTGCTGGTTGATCCCGATGTTGAACAGAACCGGCTCGACTCGGATCAAACGGCCGGCCTTCAGCTCCTCAGGGAGCAACCTGAAGCTTTCAGAGGGAAGCGGCACCTCGACCACAAAACGGCCCCTGGATGGAGGAGAAATGACCCGAGATGAGGctgctctctctctgtgtgtgtgtgtgtgtgtgtgtgtgtgtgtcagagtgcTCACCATGCTCCGGTGAGCGTCGGCTGCAGGTCGTCGGGTCGCTCGGATTTGGCCTCGGTGATGGCGAACGCCAGGCTGCTCAGGTCGGCCACGCCCACCTCCATGTCCTCCAGCATCCCCACCTCCTCACCTGGAGACACAAACGAGTCACAAACTCAGATTACAGCATTTAAGGAAAGTTTCCCACATTTACCAGCAAAAACCTTGATTaattttagtcttatttcaaaggaaaataatacatttaaaataagacaaaactaaattataagaacttgttttaaatcaataattccttaatattgattaaaaataattagctcCTCCAGCAGATTATTTCTTTATAAGTGACATAATTTGCCAATagaaatcaaactttttctacaattttaaggagttatttactaaaacaagctcatatagttcctgaaaagttacttataagttagtttgtcttattctAGATGttgtaagatatttgcactagaaactaaaccaaaattgaatgaaattcaaatattttcaaggtTTTCAAGCACTGAAGAACaaacaagagagagaaatattttctgaatgttcagaattatttgggttttttgttttatttgttgctgcCCCTGTCTTTCTCGCAGAGGATTTTTTatcctgttaaataaaaaagttgggGTCGTCGTCGTACCGTAGGTGCTGAGCAGGCCTTCAAACTGGGCCAGGATCCCCACagagagaagctgctgcagaaactctGGATCCTCCAAACCTCCAAACAGTTTCAGCATAAATCCACAAACAATCGCTGAGAGCTGGGAGACAAACAGACAAACCttacaataaaacaggaagttacgTTTTTATTCATATGGAACAAGAATCTGAAGGATATGGTGATAAATCTGACCATAATCCAATATTAAagctatttaaaaacataaaatgtgccTGATTCTGTTgctattttaaaatcactttttgctgcttttctataaatatttatagattatctacaatgttttaattaaacaaaaatattaaataaaataaagaaagtattttAAGGAAACAGAGGCCCTCTACACACGGAGATGATCTCGGATTTGTTTTGTAAACgattaagaaaaaatgttcaacagaATCTCAGAACCACAGATTGAAATGCTGCAGTTGGTCTGCCGGGCCAGTCGGTGGCGCTGTAACAGCCagagaacaacacaaagaacaCCCAACGCCACCAAGTTTGTTATTTATGAGAGGGAGGCGAATGAAGAGAAAGATGGAACTGTGATGTCATCGTATGAAATATGTCACCatggaaacataaaaccaacatttttaaactggaaGTTGGTTTAAAAACCGATTGTTTCTGATTTAAGACACCAACGACAAAATGTCTTCAGGATAAAATGGCGGACAGGACCCGAGTTTCTTTCTCACCCCCTGGCTGAAGACAGCGTGGCGCCGCTGGACGATCTGCGTTGGACCCTGAGCGACAGTCGCAGCCACCGCCCTCTGCAGGACAACAAAGGTCATGGCAGCTCGGGCCGTGGTTACCGCCTCCCGCACGCAGTCTCTAAGAgtcaccaccagggggagcaGCTGCTCCtgccaggaggaggaggaggagaaggaggaaggagaggctgcaggaagagaggagagaaacttcctctgaacattttgtttttaatttattatttctaaactccagaaacaaaatataaaaaataaaaaaacaaaataaaaatttagaatTTCTTACAACTCACATGTAAACTtaagttatttctttattagttgtttattttatagtgAATTAACTTTAGTGAGAAGGTGAAGGTCATACAagatttttcattcaaaattgttattttaagctataaaagaatcaaataaacaaaataaaaaaatacataataacgTCACACTGgacatttaacaaacaaaaataaaaatatctccaCTATGCCCCCAttgttttcttcatctcttTAAATTAATGTTAGGTAGAAAAGTTACCAAAGTAATCAAAATAAttccaaatgaataaaaataattatagatTTTGGTTctaaaccagtttaaatagatttcaactgcttaaaaaaataactaaactgATAGAAATtatgatttacaaaaacaatcaccATAAATGGCCCCAAAAATGactctgttttttaaatcatgcttttattttgtcaagCAATGAGAAGTTAAAGGACTTATTGAGCTAAAATGACTGAAGGACAAACTGGGACGTTTGTCTCTTTCTGTCCCACCTGTGAGTTGGGACTTTGTCTCCCCTGTGGACTCCTGTTGCTCCGGCGACGGTTGCTCCTGCAGGTGGCACTGTTGCTCCTGCAGCCGCTCCACCATAGCCGTGATGCAGTCCAGACTCTTACCGACGTTCGCCCACGTTCTGTCCTACACAAACAGACACGTTTACACAACCGATGGCCGCAGAAAGGACCACACACCGGGTTGCCAGGTTGGGAAAGTTTCCGCTGCTTTTGAACTTTGGTTtggaaaaaagtcagattttaatAGGTTGCTAAAATCTGGGATGCTTTTGATAAAATTTGGCTGGTTTTTCAAAAGTGTTCAGAGTAAAAttctttcaaaacagaaacacagattgAAATGCTGCAGTtggtttgtgcagcagaaaagcatcaaactttaataaaatgctacattattcattccttcttttattctttcttcatttgtttgcttgtttgctgTTCCTTCAATCTTTTGCTCATTTGTTCATTCTTCTATTGTTAATTCCTTCATTCGTTCATACATGACTCTATCTAGTGTTATATTAGTTTCATTACTTTcattggatgttttgttttgtgttgtgtttttgctggaAACTGTCAGACCTGGCAACCATGTCCCCTGTCCTCCAACTTGCCCACTCCTCCACTCTGTTCTGTGCGTCGTCCTGCGGCCGCGGCGCCCCCTCCTGGTCGCCGGGGGATACCTCACATAGCAACCCGTTGCTGTGCAggtggctgctgctgcaggcctGATTGTTCATGTCCTGCAGGGCGACTTTCACCAGATCGTCGTTCAGCGCCTGAATGAACAGCGACGTCTGCAGGGAGGGAGGCAGCGAGTCAGATTCATCTGCCTTCCTgttagctgtgtgtgtgtttctctcacCTGCTCCCTGAGGTCGTCCAGGACGTCCTGCAGGCGGTTCGGGTCGACCTCCATGGAGACGCATAAGAGCTGCTCCGCCAGGCCGAAGATCAGAGGCTGCAGCTGGGCCGCGGCGGCCAGCAGCCGCTTCGCTCTGCACGACTCGTCACGGGAAAACGGCGGCGAGCTGAAGGCGAAGGAACGGTGAGAAACAACTCCATCACAAACTGAACTATGAggtttacacaaaaataattcagcttGTCTTTAAGGTTTCTCTATTATGTTGGtatcaaaataaagcaaacacttcagctgctaaaaatataaattttacaaagtatttctaTTGAAAATTTCTTAGTATACTTAAATTAAGACAACTAACAGAGAATTAATGTTTCTGCAAGAAATAGCAGCTAAAAAATTGGtaaaattgatgaaaacgttcttCTCCCAGAGTCAGATTGTTTTTACTTCAGtcagtggaactaaaactttaatcttttaatcaattttcagaaattattattatatttagaataGAAAATATTCTGGCAAGggacaaaaaaatccaaattattataattattttatgtttcatcatcattttctttgaaaCTAAAGCAGCTGCTGTGATATTTACACTGATGGAATCtccaacactgcaaaaacataaaattattagaattattattaGCTTTGAATCTGAGGTCAAgggtcacctgtgtgtgtggtCTGTGTGCTTGATGAGCAGCCGCTTCAGTCCTCCATGTTTGAAGGCCTGGTGGTGATCGGCCGGCGCACCGAACGTGACGACCTCGTACCAAACACctggaagagaagaaaacatctggaggaaacaggaagagagaaaaacatctggaggaaacagaaagagagaaaaacatctggaggaaacaggaagagaggaaaacatctggaggaaacatctggaggaaacaggaagaggaaacacCTGTAGGGGGCGCTGTGCGGTACCTGAGCTGTCGGGGCCGGTCACCTCCATCCTCTGGCTGTGCAGGTTGGTGGGGATGAACTGCAGGTGTCGGTCCGATTTGCTGCTGCTCGCCTTGAAGCAGGACGCCgctggaagaggaagaggagggagcgTGAGGTGAGGAAGGCTGGACTGAGTCATCGATGATGATGTCACTCTGATCTCACTGGAGAGGCGGTGCAGCTCCGCCTGCGTTTGCTGGTAGCAGCCGATCAGCTGGAGGGAGTGGGCGACGGCGTCGTGGCGGAGGCCGTCCCAGTGAGGTGAAAGGTCACCGAGCGCCTTGACCTCCACAACCCTGAGCAACAAAATCAAACTCAGCCGACTGAAACTTAACGAGATCGATCAGtcaatattcaataattattgactgaaaacaaactccGATATGTCGGGTTAAAAGTTCGTCTGTTTTaatctgtaataaaatattttaactggaaagtaaaagaaaaacctcagattttgtgtttctgcagtgtatGTAACtaaaaaagactaaaactaaactggaactaattaaaactaaaccaaccctaaaaaaataaataactttatttatatttaactgagctgttattttatgtctttaacCCTTCGTGTACCTGTCAGTGTGCTCCCTGATGAGCGCgctcagcagctgtttgggTAAGGAGAAGGACAGCGGCGTCTCTGACATCTGCTCCCGGACCAGCAGCCACCTGTGATCCTCCGTCTGAAACCGGTACAGCTTACACACCTGGGAGCACAACgctgcacagacacacacctgttGGAGGACGGAGGATCGGGCAGAAACATGGCTGCCGGC from Gambusia affinis linkage group LG18, SWU_Gaff_1.0, whole genome shotgun sequence carries:
- the LOC122820933 gene encoding type II inositol 3,4-bisphosphate 4-phosphatase-like isoform X2, producing MNSLRRGFVNLMDGRTPRGGALTGANSSQQLLHVECQVAVAVATRVKIHVSTVDPYDVRKLCSTQIVKRSEDGKFRASVCCSIDSKLQRHSKMEVRVYREDDLRSQSSMQRAMMACADCLRPPRDDSSPAGQRNCLGFTSFSIRDLLRSKEPRCSLKLRTMDGVNEVGDVTVSRLQLEEETEDKCPENKSAVLCDALHGSVQDKENSPMMRAALCSQVCKLYRFQTEDHRWLLVREQMSETPLSFSLPKQLLSALIREHTDRVVEVKALGDLSPHWDGLRHDAVAHSLQLIGCYQQTQAELHRLSTASCFKASSSKSDRHLQFIPTNLHSQRMEVTGPDSSGVWYEVVTFGAPADHHQAFKHGGLKRLLIKHTDHTHSSPPFSRDESCRAKRLLAAAAQLQPLIFGLAEQLLCVSMEVDPNRLQDVLDDLREQTSLFIQALNDDLVKVALQDMNNQACSSSHLHSNGLLCEVSPGDQEGAPRPQDDAQNRVEEWDRTWANVGKSLDCITAMVERLQEQQCHLQEQPSPEQQESTGETKSQLTASPSSFSSSSSWQEQLLPLVVTLRDCVREAVTTARAAMTFVVLQRAVAATVAQGPTQIVQRRHAVFSQGLSAIVCGFMLKLFGGLEDPEFLQQLLSVGILAQFEGLLSTYGEEVGMLEDMEVGVADLSSLAFAITEAKSERPDDLQPTLTGAWGRFVVEVPLPSESFRLLPEELKAGRLIRVEPVLFNIGINQHQSLAERFGDSSLQERVNQQSCERLRVYCNKLREKLPNMAGIQSLLDLLSSLDRNIESKKRKNVEVLWLAASVCRKVNGVRLTSCKSAKDRTAMSVTLEQCTILREQHALSQQHFRSRLSWGQMLGCYAHSGFSVSGFDPADCPSGLQSPWIRMCFHSRRHFYPVAFLLVTSHLLVLWLIFSLVILLAKYQ
- the LOC122820933 gene encoding inositol polyphosphate 4-phosphatase type II-like isoform X6; the encoded protein is MNSLRRGFVNLMDGRTPRGGALTGANSSQQLLHVECQVAVAVATRVKIHVSTVDPYDVRKLCSTQIVKRSEDGKFRASVCCSIDSKLQRHSKMEVRVYREDDLRSQSSRNCLGFTSFSIRDLLRSKEPRCSLKLRTMDGVNEVGDVTVSRLQLEEETEDKCPENKSAVLCDALHGSVQDKENSPMMRAALCSQVCKLYRFQTEDHRWLLVREQMSETPLSFSLPKQLLSALIREHTDRVVEVKALGDLSPHWDGLRHDAVAHSLQLIGCYQQTQAELHRLSTASCFKASSSKSDRHLQFIPTNLHSQRMEVTGPDSSGVWYEVVTFGAPADHHQAFKHGGLKRLLIKHTDHTHSSPPFSRDESCRAKRLLAAAAQLQPLIFGLAEQLLCVSMEVDPNRLQDVLDDLREQTSLFIQALNDDLVKVALQDMNNQACSSSHLHSNGLLCEVSPGDQEGAPRPQDDAQNRVEEWDRTWANVGKSLDCITAMVERLQEQQCHLQEQPSPEQQESTGETKSQLTASPSSFSSSSSWQEQLLPLVVTLRDCVREAVTTARAAMTFVVLQRAVAATVAQGPTQIVQRRHAVFSQGLSAIVCGFMLKLFGGLEDPEFLQQLLSVGILAQFEGLLSTYGEEVGMLEDMEVGVADLSSLAFAITEAKSERPDDLQPTLTGAWGRFVVEVPLPSESFRLLPEELKAGRLIRVEPVLFNIGINQHQSLAERFGDSSLQERVNQQSCERLRVYCNKLREKLPNMAGIQSLLDLLSSLDRNIESKKRKNVEVLWLAASVCRKVNGVRLTSCKSAKDRTAMSVTLEQCTILREQHALSQQHFRDGCRTENVQKNIGTRKFAFSSVQLLTFPKLYRPPDGSYG
- the LOC122820933 gene encoding type II inositol 3,4-bisphosphate 4-phosphatase-like isoform X3 codes for the protein MNSLRRGFVNLMDGRTPRGERNNNLENPATDRGALTGANSSQQLLHVECQVAVAVATRVKIHVSTVDPYDVRKLCSTQIVKRSEDGKFRASVCCSIDSKLQRHSKMEVRVYREDDLRSQSSRNCLGFTSFSIRDLLRSKEPRCSLKLRTMDGVNEVGDVTVSRLQLEEETEDKCPENKSAVLCDALHGSVQDKENSPMMRAALCSQVCKLYRFQTEDHRWLLVREQMSETPLSFSLPKQLLSALIREHTDRVVEVKALGDLSPHWDGLRHDAVAHSLQLIGCYQQTQAELHRLSTASCFKASSSKSDRHLQFIPTNLHSQRMEVTGPDSSGVWYEVVTFGAPADHHQAFKHGGLKRLLIKHTDHTHSSPPFSRDESCRAKRLLAAAAQLQPLIFGLAEQLLCVSMEVDPNRLQDVLDDLREQTSLFIQALNDDLVKVALQDMNNQACSSSHLHSNGLLCEVSPGDQEGAPRPQDDAQNRVEEWDRTWANVGKSLDCITAMVERLQEQQCHLQEQPSPEQQESTGETKSQLTASPSSFSSSSSWQEQLLPLVVTLRDCVREAVTTARAAMTFVVLQRAVAATVAQGPTQIVQRRHAVFSQGLSAIVCGFMLKLFGGLEDPEFLQQLLSVGILAQFEGLLSTYGEEVGMLEDMEVGVADLSSLAFAITEAKSERPDDLQPTLTGAWGRFVVEVPLPSESFRLLPEELKAGRLIRVEPVLFNIGINQHQSLAERFGDSSLQERVNQQSCERLRVYCNKLREKLPNMAGIQSLLDLLSSLDRNIESKKRKNVEVLWLAASVCRKVNGVRLTSCKSAKDRTAMSVTLEQCTILREQHALSQQHFRSRLSWGQMLGCYAHSGFSVSGFDPADCPSGLQSPWIRMCFHSRRHFYPVAFLLVTSHLLVLWLIFSLVILLAKYQ
- the LOC122820933 gene encoding type II inositol 3,4-bisphosphate 4-phosphatase-like isoform X4, whose product is MNSLRRGFVNLMDGRTPRGERNNNLENPATDRGALTGANSSQQLLHVECQVAVAVATRVKIHVSTVDPYDVRKLCSTQIVKRSEDGKFRASVCCSIDSKLQRHSKMEVRVYREDDLRSQSSMQRAMMACADCLRPPRDDSSPAGQRNCLGFTSFSIRDLLRSKEPRCSLKLRTMDGVNEVGDVTVSRLQLEEETEDKCPENKSAVLCDALHGSVQDKENSPMMRAALCSQVCKLYRFQTEDHRWLLVREQMSETPLSFSLPKQLLSALIREHTDRVVEVKALGDLSPHWDGLRHDAVAHSLQLIGCYQQTQAELHRLSTASCFKASSSKSDRHLQFIPTNLHSQRMEVTGPDSSGVWYEVVTFGAPADHHQAFKHGGLKRLLIKHTDHTHSSPPFSRDESCRAKRLLAAAAQLQPLIFGLAEQLLCVSMEVDPNRLQDVLDDLREQTSLFIQALNDDLVKVALQDMNNQACSSSHLHSNGLLCEVSPGDQEGAPRPQDDAQNRVEEWDRTWANVGKSLDCITAMVERLQEQQCHLQEQPSPEQQESTGETKSQLTASPSSFSSSSSWQEQLLPLVVTLRDCVREAVTTARAAMTFVVLQRAVAATVAQGPTQIVQRRHAVFSQGLSAIVCGFMLKLFGGLEDPEFLQQLLSVGILAQFEGLLSTYGEEVGMLEDMEVGVADLSSLAFAITEAKSERPDDLQPTLTGAWGRFVVEVPLPSESFRLLPEELKAGRLIRVEPVLFNIGINQHQSLAERFGDSSLQERVNQQSCERLRVYCNKLREKLPNMAGIQSLLDLLSSLDRNIESKKRKNVEVLWLAASVCRKVNGVRLTSCKSAKDRTAMSVTLEQCTILREQHALSQQHFRSALDNMRRDGCRTENVQKNIGTRKFAFSSVQLLTFPKLYRPPDGSYG
- the LOC122820933 gene encoding type II inositol 3,4-bisphosphate 4-phosphatase-like isoform X7 yields the protein MPQCRTMDGVNEVGDVTVSRLQLEEETEDKCPENKSAVLCDALHGSVQDKENSPMMRAALCSQVCKLYRFQTEDHRWLLVREQMSETPLSFSLPKQLLSALIREHTDRVVEVKALGDLSPHWDGLRHDAVAHSLQLIGCYQQTQAELHRLSTASCFKASSSKSDRHLQFIPTNLHSQRMEVTGPDSSGVWYEVVTFGAPADHHQAFKHGGLKRLLIKHTDHTHSSPPFSRDESCRAKRLLAAAAQLQPLIFGLAEQLLCVSMEVDPNRLQDVLDDLREQTSLFIQALNDDLVKVALQDMNNQACSSSHLHSNGLLCEVSPGDQEGAPRPQDDAQNRVEEWDRTWANVGKSLDCITAMVERLQEQQCHLQEQPSPEQQESTGETKSQLTASPSSFSSSSSWQEQLLPLVVTLRDCVREAVTTARAAMTFVVLQRAVAATVAQGPTQIVQRRHAVFSQGLSAIVCGFMLKLFGGLEDPEFLQQLLSVGILAQFEGLLSTYGEEVGMLEDMEVGVADLSSLAFAITEAKSERPDDLQPTLTGAWGRFVVEVPLPSESFRLLPEELKAGRLIRVEPVLFNIGINQHQSLAERFGDSSLQERVNQQSCERLRVYCNKLREKLPNMAGIQSLLDLLSSLDRNIESKKRKNVEVLWLAASVCRKVNGVRLTSCKSAKDRTAMSVTLEQCTILREQHALSQQHFRSRLSWGQMLGCYAHSGFSVSGFDPADCPSGLQSPWIRMCFHSRRHFYPVAFLLVTSHLLVLWLIFSLVILLAKYQ
- the LOC122820933 gene encoding type II inositol 3,4-bisphosphate 4-phosphatase-like isoform X5, which translates into the protein MNSLRRGFVNLMDGRTPRGERNNNLENPATDRGALTGANSSQQLLHVECQVAVAVATRVKIHVSTVDPYDVRKLCSTQIVKRSEDGKFRASVCCSIDSKLQRHSKMEVRVYREDDLRSQSSMQRAMMACADCLRPPRDDSSPAGQRNCLGFTSFSIRDLLRSKEPRCSLKLRTMDGVNEVGDVTVSRLQLEEETEDKCPENKSAVLCDALHGSVQDKENSPMMRAALCSQVCKLYRFQTEDHRWLLVREQMSETPLSFSLPKQLLSALIREHTDRVVEVKALGDLSPHWDGLRHDAVAHSLQLIGCYQQTQAELHRLSTASCFKASSSKSDRHLQFIPTNLHSQRMEVTGPDSSGVWYEVVTFGAPADHHQAFKHGGLKRLLIKHTDHTHSSPPFSRDESCRAKRLLAAAAQLQPLIFGLAEQLLCVSMEVDPNRLQDVLDDLREQTSLFIQALNDDLVKVALQDMNNQACSSSHLHSNGLLCEVSPGDQEGAPRPQDDAQNRVEEWDRTWANVGKSLDCITAMVERLQEQQCHLQEQPSPEQQESTGETKSQLTASPSSFSSSSSWQEQLLPLVVTLRDCVREAVTTARAAMTFVVLQRAVAATVAQGPTQIVQRRHAVFSQGLSAIVCGFMLKLFGGLEDPEFLQQLLSVGILAQFEGLLSTYGEEVGMLEDMEVGVADLSSLAFAITEAKSERPDDLQPTLTGAWGRFVVEVPLPSESFRLLPEELKAGRLIRVEPVLFNIGINQHQSLAERFGDSSLQERVNQQSCERLRVYCNKLREKLPNMAGIQSLLDLLSSLDRNIESKKRKNVEVLWLAASVCRKVNGVRLTSCKSAKDRTAMSVTLEQCTILREQHALSQQHFRDGCRTENVQKNIGTRKFAFSSVQLLTFPKLYRPPDGSYG
- the LOC122820933 gene encoding type II inositol 3,4-bisphosphate 4-phosphatase-like isoform X1, with amino-acid sequence MNSLRRGFVNLMDGRTPRGERNNNLENPATDRGALTGANSSQQLLHVECQVAVAVATRVKIHVSTVDPYDVRKLCSTQIVKRSEDGKFRASVCCSIDSKLQRHSKMEVRVYREDDLRSQSSMQRAMMACADCLRPPRDDSSPAGQRNCLGFTSFSIRDLLRSKEPRCSLKLRTMDGVNEVGDVTVSRLQLEEETEDKCPENKSAVLCDALHGSVQDKENSPMMRAALCSQVCKLYRFQTEDHRWLLVREQMSETPLSFSLPKQLLSALIREHTDRVVEVKALGDLSPHWDGLRHDAVAHSLQLIGCYQQTQAELHRLSTASCFKASSSKSDRHLQFIPTNLHSQRMEVTGPDSSGVWYEVVTFGAPADHHQAFKHGGLKRLLIKHTDHTHSSPPFSRDESCRAKRLLAAAAQLQPLIFGLAEQLLCVSMEVDPNRLQDVLDDLREQTSLFIQALNDDLVKVALQDMNNQACSSSHLHSNGLLCEVSPGDQEGAPRPQDDAQNRVEEWDRTWANVGKSLDCITAMVERLQEQQCHLQEQPSPEQQESTGETKSQLTASPSSFSSSSSWQEQLLPLVVTLRDCVREAVTTARAAMTFVVLQRAVAATVAQGPTQIVQRRHAVFSQGLSAIVCGFMLKLFGGLEDPEFLQQLLSVGILAQFEGLLSTYGEEVGMLEDMEVGVADLSSLAFAITEAKSERPDDLQPTLTGAWGRFVVEVPLPSESFRLLPEELKAGRLIRVEPVLFNIGINQHQSLAERFGDSSLQERVNQQSCERLRVYCNKLREKLPNMAGIQSLLDLLSSLDRNIESKKRKNVEVLWLAASVCRKVNGVRLTSCKSAKDRTAMSVTLEQCTILREQHALSQQHFRSRLSWGQMLGCYAHSGFSVSGFDPADCPSGLQSPWIRMCFHSRRHFYPVAFLLVTSHLLVLWLIFSLVILLAKYQ